The window AGCTATAGTTGGGTGACAAACATTTATAACCATTTTAGGATTTAATCATTTGAAGAGATATTTCTGCACAGCTAACACAAATGTCCATGCCCAAGGCGAGCCAGGATGCTAGTAACAGAATGCACCAAGACACCCTCTCATCCCCTGTGAACTCCTGGAAACACAAAGACACGGGTGAGCTGGTGAGATGAGACGAGAGGACAGGCCGCCTTCTGAAGGCTGAACCAGGTGGGTCACAAATGAGGCAGTGTCCTGGGGTTAGTAAAGGCCAaacagtgacaaaaaaaaaaaaaaacaccaccttTTAAATAGATAAACTGAcaaggaagaggaaaaaaatgactgaGGGGGTCTCTCTCCTACCTTCTGGAAAATCTGAACGACAGAtttctacaaaacaaaacaagaaaaaacaatatatatacacacacaggcGCAAGCACACATAGCACGAACAACACCAACAGGCACAGACATCCACAGGAATACACAATGCATCTGCAGCGtcgcgtgcgtgcgtgcgtgcgagTCACACTGGGCCCGCTTACAGCACCAGAACCGTCCCGCTGGCCCGGGGAGACTGCAGTCACACTGGGCCCGCTGACAGCACCAGAACCGTCCCGCTGGCCCGGGGAGACTGCAGTCACACTGGGCCCGCTTACAGGACCCGCTGCCAGTACCAGAACCGTCCTGCTGGCCTGGGGAGACTGCAGTCACACTGGGCCCGCTTACAGGACCTGCTGCCAGCACCAGAACCGTCCCGCTGGCCTGGGGAGACTGCAGTCACACTGGGCCCCCTGCCAGAACCGGAACCATGCCCCCACACTGGAATCACACCCCTGCAAGCTCCGGTCcacctgacagacagacagacagccctGCACGGGCACCACCGCTCTCCCCTAGGAGTCAGGAAAACTCCCTTCCCCTCCGCCCCAGGAACGCCGGCCACAGGTCCAGACTCCTTAACGTCCTTCCTGAGAGGCCAGCCTTCCCGTGTGTCTGTCCTGGGGCTCCCTGTTGTCTTACCCCACCACTGTGCAGGGCACTATCGAAGACCTGCGCTGGGCTGCGTTCTTACCCCTATTAAAACGCTAAACGGAAACTCACAAGCCCTTAAGCGACCCAAGTCTCAGACACAGAGCCGCCTTGAGAGCAGGGGATATAAAAACTCAATTTTTCACCCCTTCCCAGACCAAGTGCGGCACACGCAGGGTGGTGGGAATCCGCCTCCTGCCGCACAgcggtctgatccactccaggcttcACATTCCAGGCTGGAGCGCTGCCAAAGTGAGGCGACAGCAAGCCTGCCACTTTAATCTCGATGTTTCACAAGCTTGCAGGGAAGTATTTTCTTCTCTGCCAAGATGGCGGAAGTATAAGCATTAAGACTGCAGCGTGTAAGTCTTAGCCTCTGCCTTGCTGCTGCACAGACCTGAACTGGATCGAACTACTGGGCGTCGGGAGCCATTTCCTTCCCTGAAATGAGTGATCCCGACATGCACCTTATTGTCGTCTTACTCGACAGTTCTGGCAAATCCAGTCCCTCGCGTTCTTGTGTCGTTGTTCCTGCTCGCGCAACGCCAAAACGCTCCCCCCCGGAAAGACTTCCTGCACCGGGGCAGAGATGCGTCTGGGACGCTGTGCCAAGCGGGAACAGCGACAGCAGAGCCACAGGGCCCTCGGAAGTCTCGGGACTCCGTTCCTTGCTGCTGCTTCATCTTGAGGTCCGGTTTTCCCAGGAGATACAGCAGTAGAAACGTGTCGAACACCGGGCGGGGCGCCGTGCGATTTCACAGCCCCCGCCCGCCCGAAGCGCTCAGAAAAGCCGTGACTGGGAAAGGGCGGGCCGGGAGAGAAGTAAACAGAGATAAAAAGACAACACCCGCCACCTCTCACAACGGGACCCCCACACCACTCCTCCACCAGCCCCGCGGGGGGGGGGAGAgtggggtcagaggtcacccCCGGAAACACACAGACGAGATCGTCCCCAGTGACAGACAGACaccccccccacacccccagCACTTCTGATCCTTAAGgacgggaaaggaaaaagaTGGGAGACGACCGTCTCCGCCTCTCCTCTTGGGCTCCCGAGGCCGGGAAGCAGACGGATAACTCCCAGTACAATCCAGTTCAGGTTTTCCCAGCTGCAGGAGGCCCTCGTGCACGAAAAGTGCTCCCCATAAAGCAGAGAAGCCGCCCCCTGAACGCCGGCTTGACCACGGCAGCGAGCTTGAAGCCCGATCCTCGGAGTGAGAGCGACGCGAGGaggtaaaacctggagtggatcccGCAGCGGTTCGGAACTGGAGCCGGAACGGTCTCCCCGGGGGAGCAAAACCGACCCACAGGCTGGTCCTTTCTTATTCCTTGAAGAGAGGGGGGGGGCCCTCCCAGACACCCTGGCTTGCAGGAACCCCATCGTGGCGTCCTGACACCCCGACTCCACCTGCTCCCCCTCCCCTCTGCTGCAGAGGATTTCAAGAGTaagacccggagcggatcaAACTGCAGGGGAAAGGGAGTCCGTCCCCCCCCCCCGAAAAATCCCAATCCCTGCAATCCCGCCGCGCTGGCCTGGGAAGCCCCCCCGCCCCTCCTCCTCACCTGCGCACGAACTTGGAGGTGAACTTGCTGAAGATGCCGCTGGCGCCGCCGCGGCGCGCCTGGCTGTTGCCGTGGGAGAGCGAGGGCGAGGCGGGCGGCCCGTTGTAGGCGCCGGCGTGCTGGTCCCGGGTGGCCCGCTGCTGCCCGGCGTGGAAGGTGCTGCGGCTGGCCACGCCCCGCGGGAAGTTGGTGCGGTCCGTCACCGCGGCGCTGCTGATGTTGTGCGCGGAGGGGGACGCGGCCGGGACCCGCTGCGGGGCGGTGCTGCGGTCAAGGAGGAAGAGCTCGTGAGCCCGGATCGGCAGCAGCCCCTCCGCACGCGGAGAGCAGGGCAAGCCGAGGACGGGCCCGGGACATCTGGCCAGTCAAGGGGGCAGGCTGAGCCTCGCGGTGTTTCTAACGGGCGCGCGGCGCGGAAACGCCAGGCGGGCTTCCCTGCAGCACCGCCGCCGCCACCCCCATGCCAACCGTGTTGGACCGGGACCAAGCCCTCCCCTGCTCCCGCTGGGCCTTGATGGACGATGCAATGGTGCACATGGATGAGGAAGCACACGCAGATGGGATGACTACTGCCACACCAGCGTgccgcggggggggggggcctgGGAAGGGGTTGGGAAAAACGCCAAATCCTCGTTCCTGGCCTGGGCGCTGCGTCTGCAGCGGGGGCGCCCAGGCCAGGTCCTGCAGGGACGGGCCCCGGCAGTTTCACCCTTAAACCCCTGTATCGGCTCCTTATCGAGGAGGGGCGTCGGAGAGCTCAGAAATCCTGAAGACACAGCACCCCCTCCAGGATCAGGGCGGGGGGGGCCCCGCTTTAGATGCCTGGCGGACCCACATGGGGGGGGATGCCCCTGAAATTGTGCAGCGGGGAGGAGGAGGTGACCGGACACACGGGGGGGCCAGAGATCTCGAACCCGGTCAAGCTGTGCCAGGAGAGAAAGGACAGCGCCTGCGTTTTCCCCAGGGTTAGAGAGCTGGAGGGTTAGTGAGCAGTTAGAGCAGCAGACATCTGTCCGTCagcagggggggggggcagcatAGGGATGCTGGGCAGGGGGGCTCGGCTCAGACGAGGTCGCCCCGCTCACACGGGCATGGACGAACCCCCCTCCCCACAGGGTAACGACTTGTACTAGGCCTCATCTTCCTCCTTCCCCTCCAGTCAGGAAGGCCTTGACCACCATCGTCGCCCTCGCAGACGATACGGCCCTCGCTTCACCTCGCGGGCGGACCTGCGCTAACTCCTGCTGCGCGAGCCTGGCTCTCGTGCTGCCAAGCGGCGCGAGGGTggcagggggggggggtttgggcagcgcccccccccccaggacgTCTCTCCCGTTCACCTGCACGCCAGGCCTGAGCTAGCCTCGACCTCGGACCTCCTCCGGCTCCCTGGCGCCCTGCCCGTCGCGGGGCCGGGGGGGTGAGTGTGAGACTTGCCTGGGGCGCGAGGGGTGGCTGTGCTCGGGGGGGCTGGGGTGATGAGAGGTGGACAGGGATTTCTGGTGCCGGGTTCGGGACGAGGTCAGCACGGCGGAGGCGGAGGCAGTAGAGGCCCGAGACCCCGGGGTGTTCAGGCTAGGAGAGAAAAGGGCAGGAGGGACTGGTGTTAGGGGTCAGAGGGCACACGCTGCAGGCACGGGGAGAGCAGCAggggccacacacacacacaccacagacaCAGGAagggccacacacacacacaccacagacacagggagagtaGGAagggccacacacacacacacaccacagacacagggagagtaGGAagggccacacacacacacaccaaagacACAGGCAGAGAGGCAggggccacacacacacaccacaggcaCAGGAAGGGCCACACACAGGAGCAGAGGGGTGGAGACAGGGAATCACAGGGAAGACACAAGAGGGGGACAGTCTAGAGCAGACAAAGCGGACAGAGGGTCCGACTGTCCCGGCAATTCCCTTacagcgcgcacacacacacacccccccagTCCTCTCAGGGGGTACGGCACACACCGCTAACCCGCAGAACCCCGAGAGAGACGCAGAGAGGCACGGACCTCCAGCCAGGTTCCACCCCCTGCACAACTGTAAAGAAACAGGGACTGGCTGGAGTGGAGGGGGCCTGTCCTCTCCGTTTCTCTTTCGGTCCTGCGCCGCCCGGGGGACGCAGCGCAGAGCGGAGAGCTCACACGCCTCACCACAGACACGAGGaggggggggtgaggggggtTAATGGTTAACACCAACCTCGAGGGAGGCGAACAACACATACTCAAGAGGCTGAAACAAGGAAATcggaatacaaaaacaaaacaagacggGCACCAGCGCCCGGCGGGGCGAGGCGAAGCATGTAGCGACAGTTTCACACAGACAGCTGAGCAGCGTGGGTGTGGGCGCGGCGGGCCCAGCAGCTTCAGAGAACGAGGAAAAAAGCTGGACAGGCCCGGCGGCGTGGTGCTGGAAACACAAGAAACTACAGTCGTGGCCGACAGCAGAGGAAGCAGATGACAGGAGAGCACCCGTGAGGAGCGAGGAACACTCATGAGGCCAGTTACAGGAGAGGGATGAAGCCGACTGCTCGATGTTTAAATCCCGGTCTCCTGCTGCCACATTGCTGTGCGGACACACAGAAgagcccccccccgcccccccgagCCAAGCAGGGTGGCACTGCTACATTCCCACCTTTCTGTGCCCCCATCCCCCCTCTCCCATGGCGCATGGGTCTCCAGTGTGAgcatctgcatcaggccctgcagggtGAATGCACAAGGCCCTGCTCTGTGTTTGAGGCGCTCCCTTTCTGTGCCTGGTGTTGTGCAcagcccccccctcccccccgccACAGCGGCAAACCTGCTCATTTTTAAAACCGCAAGGCTCCGAGCGAGTGGCCATATCTAGGTGGGATCAATCCTATAATCCCGCGGGATAAGTGGGCACATGCAGCAGGCGTGCAGCAAGGGGATCCAGCCTGTGAGGGTTGGGAAGCCAGGACCAGGACCCTCTGCCCAGCGGTCAGGCGCTGCTGGTGAAGTTCACGAGCAGTtccgcggggggggggggggggtgggggtggacgaGCAGACACTCGAGCCGGACGCAGACAGGAAATCAGCCCATGGCAGCAGGAAGGGATAGCGTGTTAATGGAAGCTGGGGCTGTTAGCTCTCCTGTGGCGAATCCAGCAGTAAGAACAGAAGGAGTGGAAgagggagagtgtgtgtgtggtcaccTGTGGTCACCTGATTGATTACTCTATTGGTGAAGGGCAGGGGACCACACTCACATGGGTGTCGGTCAGGCTAACTTGGCCTATAGATTCGCTGTATAAGTACCGCACGCTGACCGCCACGCCACTGCGCCACCACGCGCCAACGGCCCGTGTTTGGCGTATATTGGAGAAGGAGGGTTGGAATGAAGTCTCCCTGGGCGCCGTTCTGCTGGGCGTCGGGGTTTCCTGCTCGGGTATTCTGGGATAAAGTTCGGAGCGAGCTTTAGGATGACGGGGAGAGGTCCACAGCGCTCAGCGAGGCTGCTGGGTAAATGTCAGCCGCTGCCTCGGAGTTTCCCCACTGCCGATCCTCCCTCTCTGTCCCGGACCGCGCTGGCCGGAGCAAATTCTGCTGGGGCAGAATGaccgctgtgcgtctcccaggtgggggctgctgtgGCAGAATGaccgctgtgcgtctcccaggtgggggctgctgtgGCAGAATGaccgctgtgcgtctcccaggtgggggctgctgggaATGTAGTGGGTCTCCTCCTCCTATACGTGACGCACTCAAGCTCTCTGGGTGGAAAGGCTCTATGTAAACGCAACCAGCTATCACGACGGTCAGGATCCCCCAAAGAGGCAGCAACGTCTTCACACAGAGCGACTGCTCCCAGGAGGAAACTCTCAGGATCAGACAGGGGATGATATCAAATTGGCTTTGAGGAAGAGCGCCCTCCCCTTCCAAACCCTCCTCCGCCCTCACCTTCCTGCTCTCTAATCCGCAGAAGTGCTGCAAATCCGGGGTTAGGGGATATCCGTCTTTATCCCTGCTCTCCCTCCCTGCGGGAGCTCTCCGAGCTGATGGGATCAGAGGCTCGTGTGCGCACGTGTGGGCGCGGCCACAGGAGCTCCAGCGCTGGAGGTGCCGGTAATCCGGCCCGGCCCAGTGATAATCCCCGGAGAGCCCGGCGCTGGCAGGCCGCAGCCAGGGACCGGGgagggagggcgagcgagagagggagagagagagaggttaccTGTCCTTCCCGTTCTGCACCGTGCCCTGCCCCAGAGTGGCTCGCTCCATCAGCGGGGAGTTTCGGCTCCGACTCGTACCGGTCGACAGGATGCTATTCTGCAAGAGGGCCGGAGACAGGGTGAgcgggagagaggagacagggggCAGGACAGCGGAGTGGACACCgcggtggggggtgggggggtggggtgcCTGCTCTTGGCCAAGCTTTCAGGCCGTTAATGAATTGCTCAGCCCAGGGTCCCTGTGGAAGGCCTCTATAAAAGGCCCGTGGGCCTGGCGGGACACCTGGGGAGGACGGAGGAGAGCCGCTCTCCGGGTGGGGGCGACACTCAcggtggagggggtgggggtcCCCTTCTTGCGGTCGGCGGGGGTCAGGGGGCTGGCCGGGACCTTGGCGGAGCTGCCCGAGCCCTTCCTCCCCGTGTCCTCGGAGTGGTGCTTGGTGTCCGACGCTCCGGACTGAGAGCgcttggaggaggaggaggagacagaggAGCCTGCGAGAGGGAGGAAGAGAGTCGCCACCAGCTTGCTTTTTCCGCAGGGCACCTATGAAACCCCCACTCCCCCCACGACTCCCCCGTCCCGCTGCCcctcgccctgccccctcccCCCACTCACCTTGGTCCGCCTGTCTCCGGGGCTTCTGACTGGACACGCTGCGCTGTACCTTGTGTGGAGGGGACTGGACGTTGCTGTTTGTGAGGTCACTTCCTGGGCGGGGCTTTATCGACAGGTTGCCGCCGTCGTCCAGCTGGACGAAGAGAAGAGGGCGGGAGTCAGTCAGGGCCCCCCCCAGCGTTCCCACAAGCCTTTCCCACAAACCCACTAACACCACCACGTTTCCAAGGAAGAAACAATATCGGAAAACACATCTCAATCCCACTGCGCACCCCTCGTGGGACACTGTACAGCACCCACGTTGCTCAGCACCGTGAGCAGaagtgaaaggcgctatatgagCGCAGAGGGCCGCTGCACCCAGGTTTGCCCACCTCGGAGGTCCTGTAGTCCAGCAGCAGATAGGTGGCCATGATTTCGTTGTATTTTTGGTTGACGAGCGAGTCCTGGATCTCCTCCTGCGTGTATCCCATCTGGATCATCACCTCTGCAGGGGAAACGCACCAGAGCAGCTGTCAGGAAGAGGCGGCACCGCGCCCACAGGGCCGCTCTGCCACAGCGCGGACGAGCGCGCCGCCGGGACAGGAAGAGGCCCCCCCCGGCGGCAATCCGCGGCTCGGTCACCACAGAACGTCTCTGGCGCCAGTCCCGAGCTGCCCCTCAACCCCACCGGCCCTGCAGTTCCTCACCTGTCCTCTTGGGGTCCTTGTAGTCGGGCTCCGGCTCCAGGTAGGGCTTCAGCTCCTCGTCTTCGTGGCCCACGTTCATCCAGCGATCCTTCATGATCTGCTGCTTGAGGGACggacagggagggggaggggcaggCGGACAGGCAGGGGAGGCAGGACAAGACGAGGACAGGTTCAGCGGGAGAGAATGAGCGTCACCCAGTCTGGACACAGAGGAATcttactccgctgggcccctgagcaaggcccttcaccccagctgctccaggggcgccgtataaacggCCGACCCCGCGCCCTGACCCCcagcctctctccctgtctgtgtctcacggagagccCCCTGGTGGTGGGCACGGGTCGCACCGCGCGCTGGCCCTACTGACCTCAAGGCTGCCTCTCTTGGCCGGGTTGAGGATGAGGAACTTCTTGAGCAGGTTCTCGCAGTCGGTGGACATGTAGAAGGGGATCCTGTACTTGCCCCTGAGCACACGCTCCCTCAGCTCCTGTGGGTGGGGGAAGAGGTGGGGGGACGTACAGGCAGAGACGGAGGAAAAGGAGTCAAAATCTGACACCGGACAGGGCGTCGAGTCTGGGGCGCGCAAGACGCCGCC is drawn from Lepisosteus oculatus isolate fLepOcu1 chromosome 18, fLepOcu1.hap2, whole genome shotgun sequence and contains these coding sequences:
- the mark2b gene encoding LOW QUALITY PROTEIN: serine/threonine-protein kinase MARK2 (The sequence of the model RefSeq protein was modified relative to this genomic sequence to represent the inferred CDS: substituted 1 base at 1 genomic stop codon); translated protein: MSTRATLSTVIEHASAQHSTGHSDSSKSGGRPSMPRCRTSLGTTVDEQPHIGNYRLLKTIGKGNFAKVKLARHVLTGKEVAVKIIDKTQLNSSSLQKLFREVRIMKLLNHPNIVKLFEVIETEKTLYLVMEYASGGEVFDYLVAHGRMKEKEARAKFRQIVSAVQYCHQKCIVHRDLKAENLLLDADMNIKIADFGFSNEFTLGNKLDTFCGSPPYAAPELFQGKKYDGPEVDVWSLGVILYTLVSGSLPFDGQNLKELRERVLRGKYRIPFYMSTDCENLLKKFLILNPAKRGSLEQIMKDRWMNVGHEDEELKPYLEPEPDYKDPKRTEVMIQMGYTQEEIQDSLVNQKYNEIMATYLLLDYRTSELDDGGNLSIKPRPGSDLTNSNVQSPPHKVQRSVSSQKPRRQADQGSSVSSSSSKRSQSGASDTKHHSEDTGRKGSGSSAKVPASPLTPADRKKGTPTPSTNSILSTGTSRSRNSPLMERATLGQGTVQNGKDSLNTPGSRASTASASAVLTSSRTRHQKSLSTSHHPSPPEHSHPSRPSTAPQRVPAASPSAHNISSAAVTDRTNFPRGVASRSTFHAGQQRATRDQHAGAYNGPPASPSLSHGNSQARRGGASGIFSKFTSKFVRRNLSFRFSRRXERDPLTEELLELRPAMLSSGSAEKEKEKDENSRDPKDSKPRSLRFTWSMKTTSSMEPGEMMKEIRKVLESNSCAYELRERYMLLCVAGSPARDDYVQWEMEVCKLPRLSLNGVRFKRISGSSIAFKNIASKVANELKL